From the genome of Chlorocebus sabaeus isolate Y175 chromosome 2, mChlSab1.0.hap1, whole genome shotgun sequence, one region includes:
- the SLC2A4RG gene encoding SLC2A4 regulator isoform X1: MESPPPRAAGRDPGALRAEAPWLHAEGPGPRAAPVTVPTPPQGSSVGGGFAGLEFARPPESEPRASDLGAPGKWAGAAAGPRTPSAHIPVPAQRATPGKARLDEVMAAAALTSLSTSPLLLGAPVAAFSPEPGLEPWKEALLRPPGSYSSSSNSGDWGWDLASDQSSPSTPSPPLPPEAAHFLFGEPTLRKRKSLAQVMFQCLWKSCGKVLSTASAMQRHIRLVHLGRRQAEPEQSDGEEDFYYTELDVGVDTLTDGLSSLTPVSPTASMPPAFPRLELPELLEAPALPSPLQPTALPLPPPPPRVLSAVANPQSCHSDRVYQGCLTPARLEPQPTEVGACPPALSSRTGVSLRKPRGDAKKCRKVYGMERRDLWCTACRWKKACQRFLD; encoded by the exons ATGGAGAGCCCCCCGCCCCGCGCCGCCGGCCGGGACCCCGGTGCGCTGCGGGCCGAGGCGCCCTGGCTGCACGCAGAGGGTCCGGGGCCGCGCGCCGCGCCCGTGACGGTGCCCACGCCGCCGCAG GGCTCTTCCGTGGGCGGCGGCTTCGCGGGCTTGGAGTTCGCGCGGCCGCCGGAGTCGGAGCCGCGGGCCTCGGACCTGGGGGCCCCCGGGAAGtgggcgggggcggcggcggggccCCGGACTCCATCGGCGCACATCCCCGTCCCCGCGCAGAG AGCCACCCCAGGAAAAGCCCGGCTGGACGAGGTCATGGCTGCCGCTGCCCTTACAAGCCTGTCCACCAGCCCTCTCCTTCTGGGGGCCCCAGTTGCAGCCTTCAGCCCAG AGCCTGGCCTGGAGCCCTGGAAGGAGGCCCTCCTACGGCCCCCAGGCAgctacagcagcagcagcaacagtggAGACTGGGGCTGGGACTTGGCCAGTGACCAGTCCTCTCCGTCCACCCCGTCACCCCCACTGCCCCCCGAGGCAGCCCACTTTCTGTTCGGGGAGCCCACGCTGAGGAAAAGGAAG AGCCTGGCCCAGGTCATGTTCCAGTGTCTGTGGAAGAGCTGTGGGAAGGTGTTGAGCACGGCATCCGCGATGCAGAGACACATCCGCCTGGTGCACCTGGG caggAGGCAGGCAGAGCCTGAGCAGAGTGACGGTGAGGAGGACTTCTACTACACAGAGCTGGATGTCGGTGTGGACACGCTGACGGACGGGCTGTCCAGCCTGACTCCAGTGTCCCCCACGGCCTCCATGCCGCCTGCCTTTCCCCGCCTGGAGCTGCCAGAGCTGCTGGAAGCCCCAGCCCTGCCTAGTCCCCTGCAGCCAAccgccctgcccctgcccccacctccaccccgtGTCCTGAGCGCTGTTGCTAACCCCCAGTCCTGCCACAGTGACCGTGTCTACCAG GGCTGCCTGACGCCTGCCCGTCTGGAGCCGCAGCCCACGGAGGTTGGAGCCTGcccacccgccttgtcctccaGGACCGGAGTCAGCCTGAG GAAGCCCCGTGGCGATGCGAAGAAGTGCCGGAAAGTGTATGGCATGGAGCGCCGGGACCTGTGGTGCACAGCCTGCCGCTGGAAGAAGGCCTGCCAGCGGTTCCTGGACTAA
- the SLC2A4RG gene encoding SLC2A4 regulator isoform X2 → MESPPPRAAGRDPGALRAEAPWLHAEGPGPRAAPVTVPTPPQGSSVGGGFAGLEFARPPESEPRASDLGAPGKWAGAAAGPRTPSAHIPVPAQRATPGKARLDEVMAAAALTSLSTSPLLLGAPVAAFSPEPGLEPWKEALLRPPGSYSSSSNSGDWGWDLASDQSSPSTPSPPLPPEAAHFLFGEPTLRKRKSLAQVMFQCLWKSCGKVLSTASAMQRHIRLVHLGRQAEPEQSDGEEDFYYTELDVGVDTLTDGLSSLTPVSPTASMPPAFPRLELPELLEAPALPSPLQPTALPLPPPPPRVLSAVANPQSCHSDRVYQGCLTPARLEPQPTEVGACPPALSSRTGVSLRKPRGDAKKCRKVYGMERRDLWCTACRWKKACQRFLD, encoded by the exons ATGGAGAGCCCCCCGCCCCGCGCCGCCGGCCGGGACCCCGGTGCGCTGCGGGCCGAGGCGCCCTGGCTGCACGCAGAGGGTCCGGGGCCGCGCGCCGCGCCCGTGACGGTGCCCACGCCGCCGCAG GGCTCTTCCGTGGGCGGCGGCTTCGCGGGCTTGGAGTTCGCGCGGCCGCCGGAGTCGGAGCCGCGGGCCTCGGACCTGGGGGCCCCCGGGAAGtgggcgggggcggcggcggggccCCGGACTCCATCGGCGCACATCCCCGTCCCCGCGCAGAG AGCCACCCCAGGAAAAGCCCGGCTGGACGAGGTCATGGCTGCCGCTGCCCTTACAAGCCTGTCCACCAGCCCTCTCCTTCTGGGGGCCCCAGTTGCAGCCTTCAGCCCAG AGCCTGGCCTGGAGCCCTGGAAGGAGGCCCTCCTACGGCCCCCAGGCAgctacagcagcagcagcaacagtggAGACTGGGGCTGGGACTTGGCCAGTGACCAGTCCTCTCCGTCCACCCCGTCACCCCCACTGCCCCCCGAGGCAGCCCACTTTCTGTTCGGGGAGCCCACGCTGAGGAAAAGGAAG AGCCTGGCCCAGGTCATGTTCCAGTGTCTGTGGAAGAGCTGTGGGAAGGTGTTGAGCACGGCATCCGCGATGCAGAGACACATCCGCCTGGTGCACCTGGG gAGGCAGGCAGAGCCTGAGCAGAGTGACGGTGAGGAGGACTTCTACTACACAGAGCTGGATGTCGGTGTGGACACGCTGACGGACGGGCTGTCCAGCCTGACTCCAGTGTCCCCCACGGCCTCCATGCCGCCTGCCTTTCCCCGCCTGGAGCTGCCAGAGCTGCTGGAAGCCCCAGCCCTGCCTAGTCCCCTGCAGCCAAccgccctgcccctgcccccacctccaccccgtGTCCTGAGCGCTGTTGCTAACCCCCAGTCCTGCCACAGTGACCGTGTCTACCAG GGCTGCCTGACGCCTGCCCGTCTGGAGCCGCAGCCCACGGAGGTTGGAGCCTGcccacccgccttgtcctccaGGACCGGAGTCAGCCTGAG GAAGCCCCGTGGCGATGCGAAGAAGTGCCGGAAAGTGTATGGCATGGAGCGCCGGGACCTGTGGTGCACAGCCTGCCGCTGGAAGAAGGCCTGCCAGCGGTTCCTGGACTAA
- the LIME1 gene encoding lck-interacting transmembrane adapter 1 isoform X1, protein MGLPVSWAPSALWVLGCCALLLWLWSLCTACRRPEDTLAPRKRVRRQRARLQGSAMGAEASLLRRTHLCSLSKSDTRLHELHRGPRSSRALRPASMDLLRPHWLEVSRDITGPQAALSAFPHQELPWALPAAAATARCAGPEATYSNVGLAALPGVSLAASPVVAEYARVQKRKGTQRSLQEPQLGKAEVTPAAQVDVLYSRVCKPKRRDPGPTTDPLDPKGQGAILALASDLASATLPLRALDADSSPLENVYESIRELGDPAGRSSSCGTRTPPASSCPSLGRGWRPLPAPNTQGLVLRPPERPVPRPAPPHS, encoded by the exons ATGGGGCTGCCAGTGTCCTGGGCTCCTTCTGCCCTCTGGGTTCTAGGGTGCTGCGCCCTGCTCCTCTGGCTGTGGTCGCTGTGCACAGCCTGCCGCAG GCCTGAGGACACTCTAGCCCCCAGGAAGAGGGTGCGGAGGCAGCGGGCGAGGCTGCAGGGCAGTGCGATGGGAGCGGAAGCG TCCCTGCTGAGGCGGACCCACCTCTGCTCCCTCAGCAAGTCGGACACCAGACTGCACGAGCTGCACCGGGGCCCGCGCAGCAGCAGGG ccctgcgGCCTGCCAGCATGGATCTCCTGCGCCCACACTGGCTGGAGGTGTCCAGGGACATCACCGGACCGCAGGCAGCCCTCTCTGCCTTCCCACACCAGGAGCTGCCCTGGGCTCTGCCGGCAGCTGCAGCCACCGCAAGGTGCGCTGGCCCCGAGGCCACCTATTCCAACGTGGGGCTGGCGGCCCTCCCCGGGGTCAGCTTGGCGGCCAGCCCTGTGGTGGCTGAGTATGCCCGCGTCCAGAAGCGCAAAGGGACCCAACGCAGTCTCCAAGAGCCACAGctggggaaggctgaggtgacCCCGGCCGCTCAG GTGGACGTCCTGTACTCCAGGGTCTGCAAGCCTAAAAGGAGGGACCCAGGACCCACCACAGACCCGCTGGACCCCAAGGGCCAGGGAGCGATTCTGGCCCTGGCGAGTGACCTGGCCTCCGCGACCCTCCCGCTCAGGGCCCTGGATGCGGACAGCAGCCCCCTGGAAAACGTGTATGAGAGCATCCGGGAGCTGGGGGACCCCGCTGGCAGGAGCAGCTCGTGCGGGACTCGGACGCCCCCTGCTTCCAGCTGCCCCAGCCTAGGGAGGGGCTGGAGACCCCTCCCTGCCCCGAACACTCAAGGACTTGTGCTCCGGCCTCCAGAGAGGCCCgtcccccgccccgccccgcctcaCAGCTGA
- the LIME1 gene encoding lck-interacting transmembrane adapter 1 isoform X2, producing the protein MDLLRPHWLEVSRDITGPQAALSAFPHQELPWALPAAAATARCAGPEATYSNVGLAALPGVSLAASPVVAEYARVQKRKGTQRSLQEPQLGKAEVTPAAQVDVLYSRVCKPKRRDPGPTTDPLDPKGQGAILALASDLASATLPLRALDADSSPLENVYESIRELGDPAGRSSSCGTRTPPASSCPSLGRGWRPLPAPNTQGLVLRPPERPVPRPAPPHS; encoded by the exons ATGGATCTCCTGCGCCCACACTGGCTGGAGGTGTCCAGGGACATCACCGGACCGCAGGCAGCCCTCTCTGCCTTCCCACACCAGGAGCTGCCCTGGGCTCTGCCGGCAGCTGCAGCCACCGCAAGGTGCGCTGGCCCCGAGGCCACCTATTCCAACGTGGGGCTGGCGGCCCTCCCCGGGGTCAGCTTGGCGGCCAGCCCTGTGGTGGCTGAGTATGCCCGCGTCCAGAAGCGCAAAGGGACCCAACGCAGTCTCCAAGAGCCACAGctggggaaggctgaggtgacCCCGGCCGCTCAG GTGGACGTCCTGTACTCCAGGGTCTGCAAGCCTAAAAGGAGGGACCCAGGACCCACCACAGACCCGCTGGACCCCAAGGGCCAGGGAGCGATTCTGGCCCTGGCGAGTGACCTGGCCTCCGCGACCCTCCCGCTCAGGGCCCTGGATGCGGACAGCAGCCCCCTGGAAAACGTGTATGAGAGCATCCGGGAGCTGGGGGACCCCGCTGGCAGGAGCAGCTCGTGCGGGACTCGGACGCCCCCTGCTTCCAGCTGCCCCAGCCTAGGGAGGGGCTGGAGACCCCTCCCTGCCCCGAACACTCAAGGACTTGTGCTCCGGCCTCCAGAGAGGCCCgtcccccgccccgccccgcctcaCAGCTGA